One part of the Algibacter sp. L1A34 genome encodes these proteins:
- a CDS encoding SusC/RagA family TonB-linked outer membrane protein produces the protein MKNRLLKKLVLPVFLLIGSIIYAQTTAKGTVSDVTGPIPGVNVVVKGTTVGAVTDFDGEFEVKASKGDVLIFSFVGYVTQELNYTGQSSIKILLEEDAAQLNEVVVVGYGTKQKSLVTGAISSIDSKDIQNNSAPRIEGVLQGKTSGVTVVSSSGAPGSGAKIRIRGAGSNGNSDPLYIVDGIKVSSIDNISPNDVANIEVLKDAASCAIYGTQGANGVIIITTKQGKVGETVVSYSTQIATQSVRTSMELMDASQFVTYFQEAGQTQVVDNGINTNWLDETFNNAFSQRHDISVSGANEKTSFYFSGSYVDQEGVVGNDSDYKRFTGRLNLKTQVNDWLELGTNITYSNIASSPIAEDDSTGGIINHALLIDPLTPVIYSGTLPQRAQDGVAAGTAMVDENGNVYGYPTYSTGEVTNPVASANFRYRGGIDTDKILSSVYAKLKLAEGLSFTSRFGYERSNTFDNRWTPIWSVSSEAQNTSVLLNNKIDRNSRWLWENFATYTKELGNHNLTGLLGYSSEKVKAPSYTLRGSDVHEQTDEFAYFDFANRDNDVIGGGIFERTGKSVFGRLSYDYLGKYLLEGSLRYDTSSFFPTDKKSGYFPAVSAGWVVSKESFWNENSKLNYAKFRASWGQNGSDNNLGTYINSLIFQTVARESGVVPVVYEGVTGITPGNLPNPDLGWERSEQLDLGVDFRAFNSKLNFSVDYYIKTTKDLLLVDGNIIAPPSLGVGVPSINAGTVENKGLEFEIGYGDTTESGFTYGINLNLSTLKNEVTEINFVGDDGFIVGAGAPQNNDGVTRFKKGLPLWYFHGYKTDGIDPATGEIIIVDTDGVAGITSNDKTNIGSPHPDVLYGGSINLGYKNLDLNVRFQGTQGNDIFAAYHQPSRPITNKPVEFFTGRWQQAGDNATYPSAANATTAYDTDLMVEDGSYMRIKQIQLGFNFPLNLVEKIKLKKLRTYISLDDYFTFTKYNGLDPEAGSFSDNSIGVDRGFYPIPSKILLGLSIEF, from the coding sequence ATGAAAAACAGATTACTAAAAAAATTAGTACTTCCCGTATTTTTATTAATAGGAAGTATTATTTATGCGCAAACAACCGCTAAGGGTACGGTTTCCGATGTTACAGGACCAATTCCCGGTGTTAATGTTGTTGTTAAAGGAACTACTGTAGGAGCTGTAACCGACTTTGATGGAGAATTTGAGGTTAAAGCCAGTAAAGGAGATGTTTTAATCTTTTCTTTTGTTGGATATGTTACACAAGAACTCAATTACACAGGACAATCTTCAATAAAAATATTATTAGAAGAAGATGCAGCCCAATTAAACGAGGTTGTTGTAGTTGGTTACGGTACAAAACAGAAAAGTTTGGTTACTGGAGCCATTTCTAGTATTGACTCTAAAGATATTCAAAACAACTCAGCGCCTCGTATAGAGGGTGTTTTACAAGGTAAAACTTCTGGGGTAACTGTAGTATCTTCATCTGGAGCGCCAGGATCAGGAGCAAAAATAAGAATTAGAGGTGCAGGATCTAATGGAAACTCAGATCCATTATATATTGTTGACGGAATTAAAGTAAGTTCTATTGATAATATCTCTCCTAACGATGTTGCCAACATTGAGGTTTTAAAAGATGCAGCCTCTTGTGCTATTTATGGTACACAAGGAGCAAATGGCGTTATTATAATTACAACTAAACAAGGTAAAGTTGGTGAAACGGTGGTTAGCTACAGTACGCAAATAGCAACGCAATCGGTTAGAACATCAATGGAACTAATGGATGCTTCTCAATTTGTAACCTATTTTCAAGAAGCAGGCCAAACTCAAGTAGTTGATAATGGAATTAACACCAATTGGTTAGATGAAACCTTTAACAACGCTTTTAGCCAAAGACATGATATTAGTGTTTCTGGTGCAAACGAAAAAACATCATTTTATTTTTCAGGATCTTATGTGGATCAAGAAGGTGTAGTTGGAAATGATTCTGATTATAAAAGGTTTACCGGCAGGCTTAATTTAAAAACCCAAGTGAATGATTGGTTAGAATTAGGTACTAACATTACATATTCAAATATAGCATCATCACCTATTGCAGAAGATGATTCTACTGGAGGAATTATAAACCATGCATTACTTATAGATCCATTAACACCTGTTATTTATTCGGGAACATTACCACAAAGAGCTCAAGATGGAGTTGCAGCAGGTACTGCTATGGTAGATGAAAATGGTAACGTTTATGGATACCCAACATATTCTACTGGAGAGGTTACAAATCCTGTAGCATCTGCTAATTTTAGATATAGAGGCGGTATTGATACAGATAAAATTTTATCATCAGTTTATGCCAAATTAAAATTAGCCGAAGGTTTATCATTCACATCAAGATTTGGATATGAAAGATCCAATACATTCGATAATAGATGGACACCTATCTGGTCTGTTTCATCTGAAGCACAAAACACTTCAGTACTTTTAAATAATAAAATCGATAGAAACTCAAGATGGTTATGGGAAAACTTTGCAACCTATACTAAAGAATTAGGTAATCATAATTTAACTGGATTATTAGGATATTCATCTGAAAAAGTTAAAGCACCATCATATACTTTAAGAGGATCTGATGTTCATGAACAAACAGATGAATTTGCTTATTTCGATTTTGCTAACAGAGATAACGATGTTATTGGTGGTGGTATTTTTGAAAGAACAGGCAAATCTGTTTTTGGCAGATTATCTTATGATTATTTAGGAAAATATTTACTAGAAGGATCGCTAAGATATGATACCTCAAGTTTCTTCCCTACAGATAAAAAATCAGGATATTTCCCTGCTGTTTCCGCTGGTTGGGTTGTTTCTAAAGAGAGTTTTTGGAATGAAAATTCTAAATTAAACTATGCTAAGTTTCGTGCTAGTTGGGGACAAAATGGTAGTGATAATAATTTAGGAACTTATATTAACAGTTTAATATTTCAAACAGTAGCTCGCGAAAGCGGTGTTGTACCTGTTGTTTATGAGGGTGTTACAGGGATTACACCAGGTAATTTACCAAATCCAGATTTAGGTTGGGAACGTTCTGAGCAATTAGATCTTGGTGTAGATTTTAGAGCTTTTAATAGTAAACTAAACTTCTCTGTAGATTATTATATTAAAACAACCAAAGACTTACTTCTTGTTGATGGAAACATTATTGCTCCACCTTCTTTAGGAGTAGGTGTACCTTCAATTAACGCAGGAACCGTAGAAAATAAAGGACTTGAATTCGAAATTGGCTATGGAGACACCACAGAAAGTGGCTTTACTTATGGTATTAACTTAAATTTATCTACCCTTAAAAATGAAGTTACCGAAATTAATTTTGTAGGTGATGATGGATTTATTGTTGGTGCTGGTGCGCCTCAAAATAATGATGGTGTTACACGCTTTAAAAAAGGATTACCGCTTTGGTATTTTCATGGATATAAAACAGATGGTATAGATCCTGCCACAGGCGAAATTATTATTGTAGATACCGATGGTGTAGCAGGAATAACATCTAATGATAAAACTAATATAGGTTCTCCACATCCAGATGTACTTTATGGAGGTAGTATAAATTTAGGATATAAAAACTTAGATTTAAATGTTAGATTTCAAGGTACACAAGGCAACGATATTTTTGCAGCTTACCATCAACCTTCAAGACCAATTACTAACAAACCTGTTGAGTTTTTCACAGGGAGATGGCAACAAGCAGGAGACAATGCAACATACCCATCTGCAGCGAATGCTACTACAGCATACGACACAGATTTAATGGTTGAAGATGGATCCTATATGAGAATTAAACAAATTCAATTAGGCTTTAATTTTCCTTTAAATTTAGTTGAAAAAATTAAGCTTAAAAAGTTAAGAACTTATATTTCTTTAGATGACTATTTCACCTTTACAAAATACAACGGTTTAGATCCAGAAGCAGGAAGTTTTTCTGATAATAGTATTGGTGTAGATAGAGGATTTTATCCAATACCTTCAAAAATATTGTTAGGGTTATCAATTGAATTTTAA
- a CDS encoding two-component regulator propeller domain-containing protein, producing the protein MKKKYWFFVCYLLLLSLNIWAQKPSKKFAFVNIKESVSKIGVHTIIQDQHDFIWIGTNGTGLNRFDGIDYRSYKSEINDSTSLSSNTVNCSFLDSKNRLWFGTDNGINLYDDKNDRFKRIKLIGNEESKTILRVTSIKGDKKGDLFVGTYGLGLYKINSDTFKAEKITEKGVGFSTPLIVNALEIDANGQVYVATDEGIKQYNPDTNTLDSFLYNSNKYKDIVKENFQCLLIDQNNLWAGSMSKGLYKIKNIDNDSIESRKLDKILISENRTLSILKLPDGSIMSTIENDGLYHMNNKGDVFNHYLSKKTNAKGIMSNSIWVLFLDHNERIWMGYYNAGIGLYDELYDKFDDIESLPNNPNSLQNAAVTAITKDEFDKIWIAMDGGGIDVYNPNSDQFTHINSLTNGAYSGITNDYIESLFIDSKKNIWAGSWNQGLYFLKYGTKKFINYNKTNKVGELESNNILSIAEDLEGTIWFASWDKGLHSYNPNTKKFTHHESDVFIKHGIVDAYSRKIIIDKKGNLWLATTNKGLFKINKLSDGNFSITSMASRMSKEFNNHSTAKHVLSLAEGTNGSIWIGTRGAGLCKYNIKLDTLFWYNKLNGLEAINITSVTEDLEGNIWLSSNSGITKLDVKTDTFTQFTKNDGLLSNDFYINSTFRDDDGSLYFGNYKGIDYFKPSNILVNNTVPSLYLTGFKLFNETIFPNKDKSPLESVIGETNHITLNHKESVFTIEYTGINYTRPEKNQYAYYLEGLEENWNYVGDLRSATYTNLDHGEYTFKLKSSNSDGVWNDEPLSLDICVLPPWWKTYEALFIYIILFVSGIYFLNRLAQLRMIEKQAITLEQNKRLQEAALNEKKFQFFTNISHEFRTPLTLIMNPINDIIKDHSLNLPLAVKQKHNIIYKNTQRLYRLINELLDFRKLELNKARVKAENLNLVDFTKDIVGYFKEEALSNGIDLNLDADVTNIPLWCDASMMEKVIFNILSNALKVTPRGGSISIDLESTDTLYVLPLVNEKEPVQVVKIIISDTGPGIEEEEVERIFERFYQSKSLNKGYYGGTGIGLEVVRDFISLHKGAIKVESKIGEGTTFTIKLPAGNTHFNEAEIRSESTELQNQKERLVATSVLTDTEVNDTPDAHKYTLLIVEDNIELLDYLKQEIGSEYKVLLASNGKKGLELAKELLPDVIMTDVMMPEMDGVDFCKHIKSDIRTSHIPLLMLTAKAKIEDRMDGIEVGADAYMVKPFDMRLLRLRLSQLITSRQLIFNKYFSAISEMPEGIRTSSIDKEFIEKVLNHIHKNIENPELNVGMLADKLSLSRSQFYRKIKALTNQTANEFLRNIRLQKAKQILETGNVSISEVCFKTGFSSPSYFTKCFKSYFDILPTEVFNKNK; encoded by the coding sequence ATGAAGAAAAAATACTGGTTTTTTGTTTGCTATCTCCTATTATTATCATTAAATATTTGGGCCCAAAAGCCTAGTAAAAAATTCGCTTTTGTTAATATAAAGGAAAGTGTTTCAAAAATTGGGGTACATACTATAATTCAGGATCAGCATGATTTTATTTGGATAGGCACCAATGGTACTGGTTTAAATCGTTTTGACGGCATAGATTATAGAAGCTATAAATCTGAAATAAACGATTCTACATCATTAAGCAGTAATACAGTTAACTGCTCTTTCCTTGATTCAAAAAACAGACTATGGTTTGGAACCGATAACGGAATTAATTTATATGACGATAAGAATGATCGATTTAAAAGAATTAAATTAATAGGTAATGAAGAAAGCAAAACAATACTTCGTGTAACAAGTATTAAAGGTGACAAAAAAGGAGATTTATTTGTAGGCACCTACGGCTTAGGCTTGTATAAGATTAATTCGGATACTTTTAAAGCCGAGAAGATAACTGAAAAAGGAGTCGGTTTTTCAACCCCTTTAATTGTAAATGCTCTTGAAATTGATGCTAACGGACAAGTTTATGTTGCAACAGATGAAGGAATAAAACAATACAACCCTGATACAAATACGCTAGATTCATTTTTGTATAATAGTAACAAATATAAAGACATTGTTAAAGAAAACTTTCAATGTTTACTTATAGACCAAAACAATCTATGGGCAGGTTCTATGTCTAAAGGTCTTTATAAAATTAAAAATATTGATAACGACAGCATAGAAAGTAGAAAGCTCGATAAAATTTTAATTTCGGAAAACAGAACTTTATCTATTCTCAAATTACCAGATGGTTCAATAATGAGTACTATCGAAAACGATGGCTTATACCACATGAACAATAAGGGAGACGTTTTTAATCATTACCTATCTAAAAAAACAAATGCAAAAGGTATAATGTCTAATTCAATATGGGTTCTATTTTTAGACCATAATGAGCGTATTTGGATGGGATATTATAACGCAGGAATAGGACTTTATGATGAACTATATGATAAGTTTGATGATATAGAAAGCTTACCCAACAATCCAAATTCATTACAAAATGCTGCTGTAACGGCTATAACAAAAGACGAATTCGATAAAATATGGATTGCCATGGATGGAGGTGGTATTGATGTTTACAACCCCAATTCAGATCAATTCACCCATATTAATAGTTTAACAAACGGAGCATACTCCGGCATAACTAATGATTACATTGAATCTCTTTTTATAGATAGTAAAAAAAATATTTGGGCAGGTAGCTGGAACCAAGGCTTGTATTTTTTAAAGTACGGAACCAAAAAATTTATTAATTACAATAAAACGAATAAAGTAGGAGAATTAGAATCTAATAACATCTTAAGTATTGCAGAAGATCTAGAAGGTACCATTTGGTTTGCTAGTTGGGATAAAGGTTTGCATTCTTACAACCCCAATACCAAAAAATTTACGCATCATGAAAGCGATGTTTTCATTAAACATGGCATTGTAGATGCTTACTCAAGAAAGATAATAATAGATAAAAAAGGCAACCTATGGTTAGCTACCACCAATAAAGGCCTATTTAAAATTAATAAATTAAGTGATGGTAACTTTTCAATAACATCTATGGCAAGTAGAATGTCTAAAGAATTTAATAATCATTCTACAGCTAAGCATGTACTATCCTTAGCAGAAGGAACCAATGGATCCATATGGATTGGAACAAGAGGAGCCGGCTTATGTAAATACAACATTAAACTTGATACTCTCTTTTGGTATAACAAGCTAAATGGCCTAGAAGCAATAAACATAACTAGCGTTACTGAGGATTTAGAAGGTAATATTTGGCTTAGCTCTAACTCTGGAATTACAAAATTAGATGTAAAAACAGATACATTTACCCAATTCACAAAAAACGATGGGTTACTTTCTAACGACTTTTATATAAATTCAACTTTTAGAGATGACGACGGAAGTCTTTATTTTGGAAATTATAAAGGAATCGACTATTTCAAACCTTCAAATATTTTAGTTAACAACACCGTTCCTTCTTTATATCTAACAGGTTTCAAGCTATTTAATGAGACTATTTTCCCTAATAAAGATAAATCGCCTCTAGAAAGTGTTATTGGAGAAACAAATCATATTACCTTAAATCATAAAGAATCTGTTTTTACTATTGAGTACACTGGAATTAATTATACAAGACCAGAGAAAAACCAATACGCTTACTACTTAGAGGGCTTAGAAGAAAACTGGAATTATGTTGGCGATTTAAGAAGTGCCACCTATACCAATTTAGATCATGGTGAATACACCTTTAAATTAAAATCGTCTAATAGCGACGGGGTTTGGAATGATGAACCACTAAGCTTAGATATATGTGTATTGCCACCATGGTGGAAAACATACGAGGCTTTATTTATATATATAATTTTATTTGTTTCTGGAATCTATTTTTTAAATAGACTAGCACAATTAAGAATGATTGAAAAACAGGCAATAACCTTAGAACAAAATAAAAGGTTGCAAGAAGCAGCTTTAAACGAGAAGAAATTTCAATTTTTCACTAATATTTCTCATGAGTTTAGAACGCCACTTACTCTCATTATGAATCCTATAAACGATATTATAAAAGATCATAGTTTAAATTTACCTCTTGCTGTAAAGCAAAAACACAACATAATTTATAAGAATACGCAACGGCTTTATAGATTAATAAATGAACTCTTAGATTTTAGAAAACTAGAGTTGAATAAAGCTAGAGTTAAGGCAGAGAATTTAAATTTAGTAGATTTCACAAAAGATATTGTTGGGTATTTTAAAGAAGAAGCATTGTCTAACGGAATAGATCTTAACTTAGATGCAGACGTAACAAATATTCCGCTGTGGTGTGATGCAAGTATGATGGAAAAAGTAATATTCAACATACTATCAAATGCTTTAAAAGTAACGCCAAGAGGTGGTTCTATAAGTATAGATTTAGAGTCTACCGATACGCTATACGTATTACCTTTGGTTAACGAAAAAGAACCTGTTCAAGTTGTGAAAATAATAATTTCTGATACAGGACCAGGAATTGAAGAAGAAGAAGTCGAACGTATTTTTGAACGTTTCTATCAATCTAAAAGCCTTAATAAAGGTTACTATGGAGGCACAGGAATAGGCCTAGAAGTTGTTCGAGATTTTATAAGCTTGCATAAAGGTGCCATTAAAGTTGAAAGTAAAATAGGAGAAGGCACAACTTTTACGATAAAATTACCTGCAGGAAACACACATTTTAACGAAGCTGAAATAAGATCTGAAAGTACAGAACTCCAAAACCAAAAAGAAAGGCTTGTAGCTACAAGTGTTTTAACAGATACTGAAGTTAACGATACCCCAGACGCTCATAAATACACATTATTAATAGTAGAAGATAATATAGAACTCTTAGATTATTTAAAACAAGAAATAGGAAGTGAATATAAAGTACTACTCGCTAGTAACGGAAAAAAAGGACTTGAACTAGCTAAAGAGTTACTTCCAGATGTAATTATGACAGATGTTATGATGCCTGAAATGGATGGAGTCGATTTTTGTAAACATATAAAAAGTGATATTCGCACAAGCCATATCCCTCTATTAATGCTAACGGCAAAAGCTAAAATTGAAGATAGAATGGATGGTATAGAAGTTGGCGCAGATGCTTACATGGTAAAACCTTTTGATATGAGGTTGTTAAGGCTACGTTTATCTCAGTTAATAACCAGCAGACAACTTATATTTAATAAATACTTTAGTGCCATTAGTGAAATGCCAGAAGGTATTAGAACCTCCTCAATAGATAAAGAATTTATAGAAAAAGTACTAAACCATATTCATAAAAATATTGAAAACCCAGAGCTAAATGTGGGTATGCTAGCCGATAAATTAAGCTTAAGTAGAAGCCAATTTTACAGAAAAATTAAAGCGCTTACAAACCAAACTGCGAATGAGTTTTTACGAAATATTAGACTCCAAAAGGCGAAACAAATTTTAGAAACAGGAAATGTTAGTATTAGTGAGGTTTGCTTTAAAACAGGTTTTTCTTCACCTTCGTATTTTACAAAATGTTTTAAAAGTTACTTTGATATTTTACCTACCGAGGTATTTAATAAAAATAAATAA
- a CDS encoding glycoside hydrolase family 30 protein — MGKRNNFKIGQFAVLFFITLGVINAQENMVREQGFNKKNVKVYTTAKDSNLKLSLTKETTFKPSSQPTETEISIFVNPNKTFQKFLGIGGAITDASAEVFATLSQEKQDQLLQSYFGKDGIGYNVIRTNIHSCDFSSGSYTYIDEGDAELKSFSIEKDKQFRLPMIKRAAALIGNSMVFYASPWSPPAFMKSNKDMLHGGKLLPEFNQAWANYYVKFIEAYEAEGLPVWGVTIQNEPMAVQIWESCIYTAEEERDFLKNYLGPTFEKAGMSDKNIVVWDHNRDLLSQRSNTIFEDPEAAKYAWGTGFHWYETWTGGEPMYDNLKNFKESFPSKNLLFTEGCNEKFDADKYQYWPNAERYGNSMISDFNNGTVGWTDWNILLNEKGGPNHVGNLCFAPVHADTQTGELIYTPAYYYIGHFSKFIKKGALRVSTTSSRSTLDSTTFQNTDGSFVTVVMNKTDNKITYNLIVKNRKVSLEIEPHAMQSILY, encoded by the coding sequence ATGGGAAAGAGAAACAATTTTAAAATAGGGCAGTTTGCTGTTTTGTTTTTTATTACTTTAGGAGTTATTAATGCACAAGAAAATATGGTTCGAGAACAAGGCTTTAATAAAAAAAATGTAAAAGTATATACAACCGCTAAAGACAGTAATTTAAAACTATCCCTAACTAAAGAAACAACTTTTAAACCTAGTAGCCAACCAACAGAAACTGAGATTTCAATTTTTGTAAATCCAAATAAAACATTTCAGAAATTTTTGGGTATTGGTGGAGCAATTACAGATGCATCGGCTGAGGTTTTTGCAACGCTTAGCCAAGAAAAACAAGATCAACTTTTGCAATCTTATTTTGGTAAAGATGGTATTGGTTATAATGTAATTAGAACTAATATCCATAGTTGTGATTTTAGTTCTGGAAGTTACACTTATATAGATGAAGGTGATGCTGAGTTAAAATCCTTCTCTATAGAAAAAGATAAGCAATTTAGATTGCCTATGATAAAAAGGGCGGCAGCGTTAATAGGAAATAGTATGGTGTTTTATGCTAGCCCTTGGAGCCCTCCTGCTTTTATGAAATCTAATAAAGATATGCTGCATGGTGGTAAGTTGCTACCAGAGTTTAATCAAGCTTGGGCAAATTATTATGTAAAATTTATTGAAGCTTATGAAGCTGAAGGATTGCCTGTTTGGGGTGTAACCATACAAAACGAACCAATGGCGGTGCAAATTTGGGAATCTTGTATTTACACTGCGGAAGAAGAACGCGATTTTCTAAAAAACTATTTAGGACCAACGTTTGAAAAAGCTGGAATGAGTGATAAAAACATTGTAGTTTGGGATCATAATAGAGATTTATTATCGCAGCGTTCTAATACAATTTTTGAAGATCCAGAAGCTGCAAAATACGCTTGGGGAACTGGTTTTCATTGGTATGAGACATGGACAGGAGGAGAACCCATGTATGATAATCTTAAAAATTTTAAAGAATCATTCCCTTCTAAAAATTTATTATTTACAGAAGGATGTAACGAAAAGTTTGATGCCGATAAATACCAATATTGGCCAAATGCCGAACGTTATGGCAATTCTATGATTAGCGATTTTAATAATGGCACCGTAGGTTGGACAGATTGGAATATTCTCCTAAATGAAAAAGGAGGCCCTAATCATGTTGGTAATTTATGTTTTGCCCCTGTGCATGCAGATACACAAACTGGAGAACTTATTTATACACCTGCTTACTATTATATTGGACACTTTTCCAAATTTATAAAAAAAGGAGCTTTGCGTGTAAGCACTACCTCAAGTAGAAGTACACTAGATAGTACAACATTCCAAAATACAGATGGTTCATTTGTAACAGTAGTAATGAATAAAACTGATAATAAAATAACTTACAACTTAATTGTAAAAAACCGTAAGGTTTCTTTAGAAATTGAACCTCACGCTATGCAATCTATACTATATTAA
- the bglX gene encoding beta-glucosidase BglX yields MKNYSLYILLICIITSCNDLKNNTSVSQKDPGQQIIHSGFDDQISDLMAKMTLKEKIGQMNQYNGFWDATGPSPDKGKSAMKYEHIRNGYVGSMLNIKGGVKQVKAVQKIAVEETRLGIPLIIAFDVIHGFKTIAPIPLAESASWDMETIKKSAQNAAEEAAASGINWTFAPMIDTSRDARWGRVMEGGGEDPFLGSKIAIARVKGFQGEDLSTSNTIAACAKHFAGYGFAEAGREYNTVDVGTSTLNNIIFPPFKAAAEAGVKTFMNSFNELNGIPATGNKYLQREVLKGKWGFDGFVVSDWGSMMEMTAHGHAKDLKQAAEFSIKAGSDMDMESYVYVEHLADLVNEGTVDVSLVDDAVRRILKVKFELGLFEDPYRYCDEEREKAITGKKEFIDDALDMAKKSIVLLKNNNNLLPLKKENQKIALIGALANDKTSPLGNWSLAGEPGSAISVLEGLQQYKGNNLSYAKGADVVVPKSKAAWADEVVVNKTDTSGFVEAIALAKKSDVVVMVLGEHGMQSGEAKSRANIDLPGVQQELLEAVYKVNKNIVLVLTNGRPLAIPWADENIPSIVEAWQLGVQSGNAIAQVLYGDYNPSGKLPMTFPRSVGQVPIYYNHKNTGRPSAENVFWSHYSDEENTPLYPFGYGLSYTTFSYENLKIDTVSDREIKISVDLTNTGEVKGKEVAQLYIHDLFASVTRPVRELKGFELVELEPKETKTVHFTLSEKELGFYDNNETYVIEPGEFNIYIGGDSGALLQDSFKLKKQSN; encoded by the coding sequence ATGAAAAACTACTCACTCTACATCTTGCTTATTTGCATCATTACATCATGCAACGATTTAAAAAATAACACAAGTGTATCTCAAAAAGATCCAGGACAACAGATTATTCATTCGGGTTTTGATGATCAAATTAGCGATTTAATGGCTAAAATGACCTTAAAAGAAAAAATTGGTCAAATGAATCAATACAATGGGTTTTGGGATGCTACTGGCCCAAGTCCAGATAAAGGAAAATCGGCAATGAAATATGAGCACATAAGAAATGGATATGTCGGTTCTATGCTTAATATCAAAGGAGGGGTAAAACAAGTGAAAGCTGTCCAAAAAATAGCAGTAGAAGAAACCAGATTGGGTATTCCGTTAATAATAGCTTTCGATGTGATACATGGGTTTAAAACTATTGCACCTATTCCATTAGCAGAATCTGCAAGTTGGGATATGGAAACAATAAAAAAATCTGCCCAAAATGCTGCCGAAGAGGCTGCTGCATCAGGTATAAACTGGACTTTTGCTCCTATGATAGATACTTCTCGAGATGCACGTTGGGGACGGGTTATGGAAGGTGGAGGAGAAGACCCTTTTTTAGGTTCTAAAATAGCTATTGCAAGAGTAAAAGGTTTTCAAGGTGAAGATTTATCCACTTCAAATACTATCGCGGCATGTGCAAAACACTTTGCAGGTTATGGTTTTGCAGAAGCAGGCCGAGAGTATAATACGGTGGATGTTGGTACTTCTACTTTAAATAATATCATTTTTCCTCCTTTTAAAGCTGCGGCTGAAGCTGGAGTTAAAACATTTATGAATTCTTTTAACGAACTTAATGGAATCCCTGCTACAGGTAACAAATATTTACAACGAGAAGTTTTAAAAGGGAAATGGGGTTTTGATGGATTTGTTGTTTCAGATTGGGGATCTATGATGGAAATGACGGCCCACGGACATGCGAAAGACTTAAAGCAAGCTGCCGAGTTTTCTATTAAAGCAGGTTCAGATATGGATATGGAATCTTATGTTTATGTAGAGCATTTAGCCGATTTAGTTAACGAAGGCACTGTCGATGTCTCACTTGTAGATGATGCTGTAAGACGTATTTTAAAAGTGAAATTTGAATTGGGTCTTTTTGAAGACCCTTATAGGTATTGTGATGAAGAAAGAGAAAAAGCAATAACCGGAAAAAAAGAGTTTATTGATGATGCTTTAGATATGGCAAAAAAATCGATTGTTCTTCTTAAAAATAATAATAACCTATTACCCTTAAAAAAGGAGAATCAAAAAATTGCTTTAATTGGTGCATTAGCAAATGATAAAACAAGTCCATTAGGAAACTGGAGTTTGGCAGGAGAACCAGGATCTGCAATTTCAGTTTTAGAAGGATTACAGCAGTATAAAGGAAATAATTTATCTTATGCTAAAGGAGCAGATGTAGTTGTTCCAAAATCTAAAGCTGCTTGGGCTGATGAGGTTGTTGTAAATAAAACGGATACCTCTGGTTTTGTTGAAGCTATTGCATTGGCTAAAAAATCTGATGTTGTTGTTATGGTTTTGGGAGAACATGGTATGCAAAGTGGAGAAGCAAAAAGTAGAGCGAATATTGATTTACCAGGAGTGCAACAGGAGCTTTTGGAAGCTGTTTATAAAGTGAATAAAAACATTGTTCTCGTGCTAACCAACGGAAGGCCATTGGCTATTCCATGGGCCGATGAAAATATTCCTTCTATTGTTGAAGCATGGCAATTAGGTGTGCAGAGTGGAAATGCCATTGCACAAGTACTTTATGGTGATTATAATCCAAGTGGTAAGTTACCCATGACGTTTCCTAGAAGCGTGGGGCAAGTACCTATTTATTACAATCACAAAAATACAGGTAGACCAAGTGCAGAAAACGTTTTTTGGTCTCATTATTCAGATGAAGAAAATACGCCTTTATATCCGTTTGGATACGGTTTGAGTTATACTACTTTTTCATATGAAAATTTAAAAATTGATACCGTGAGTGATAGAGAGATTAAAATTTCTGTCGATTTAACTAATACAGGGGAAGTAAAAGGAAAGGAAGTTGCTCAATTATATATCCATGATCTATTTGCTTCAGTTACTAGACCTGTAAGAGAATTAAAAGGATTTGAACTCGTAGAATTAGAGCCAAAAGAAACTAAGACTGTTCATTTTACATTATCAGAAAAGGAATTGGGTTTTTATGATAATAATGAAACATATGTCATAGAACCGGGTGAATTTAATATTTATATTGGGGGCGATTCTGGAGCATTACTTCAGGATAGTTTCAAACTAAAAAAACAATCAAACTAA